The Acinonyx jubatus isolate Ajub_Pintada_27869175 chromosome D1, VMU_Ajub_asm_v1.0, whole genome shotgun sequence genome includes a window with the following:
- the CWC15 gene encoding spliceosome-associated protein CWC15 homolog, with product MTTAARPTFEPARGGRGKGEGDLSQLSKQYSSRDLPSHTKIKYRQTTQDAPEEVRNRDFRRELEERERAAAREKNRDRPTREHTTSSSVSKKPRLDQIPAANLDADDPLTDEEDEDEDFEEESDDDDTAALLAELEKIKKERAEEQARKEQEQKAEEERIRMENILSGNPLLNLTGPSQPQANFKVKRRWDDDVVFKNCAKGVDDQKKDKRFVNDTLRSEFHKKFMEKYIK from the exons ATGACAACAGCAGCTAGGCCAACTTTTGAACCTGCgagaggggggagaggaaaaggagaaggtgaTTTGAGCCAACTCTCAAAGCAGTATTCAAGTAGAGACCTACCTTCTCatacaaagataaaatatag ACAAACCACTCAGGATGCCCCTGAAGAGGTTCGCAACCGTGACTTCAGGAGAGAGctggaggagagagagcgagctgccgccagagaaaaaaatagagatcgTCCAACACGAG AACATACAACCTCCTCATCAGTGTCAAAGAAACCTCGGTTAGACCAGATTCCTGCTGCCAACCTTGATGCAGATGATCCTCTAACAgat GAGGAAGATGAAGATGAAGATTTTGAAGAGGagagtgatgatgatgatactgCAGCTCTTCTTGCAGagctagaaaaaattaaaaaagaaagagctgaagAGCAGGCCAGGAag gaacaagaacaaaaagcTGAAGAAGAAAGAATACGTATGGAAAACATATTGAGTGGAAACCCTCTCCTTAATCTCACTGGCCCATCCCAGCCTCAGGCCAACTTCAAAGTTAAAAGAAG gTGGGATGATGATGTTGTTTTCAAGAACTGTGCAAAAGGTGTAGATGatcagaagaaagacaaaagatttGTAAATGATACACTGCGATCTGAATTTCACAAAAAGTTCATggagaaatatattaaatag